Proteins co-encoded in one Nicotiana sylvestris chromosome 7, ASM39365v2, whole genome shotgun sequence genomic window:
- the LOC138872932 gene encoding uncharacterized protein — translation MIAGLELARGLGIEQVVIKSDSQLVVNQMQGRYTSREVRMQQYLEKVRDLVRQFQTWKVMQIPREENAEADALANLASAAEVTNEENASVIHLFHSVLDQDKNKVNYNNLTWYWRNEIVNFLQYGILPEDKKKAQALRKKVACYCLNQGNLYRKMFGGHLARCLGPSKTEYVMREIHEGHCGNHAGGRSLVKIMIKAGYYWPKMEEDAENFVAKCDKCQRYGNNMHQPDELFHPVVAPWPFMKWEMDIVGPLPQAKGKMIGRKLARTK, via the exons atgattgcaggtttagaattggcacgagggCTTGGAATAGAGCAGGTCGTAATCAAAAGCGACTCGCAGCTCGTAGTTAACCAGATGCAGGGGAGATATACATCCAGAGAGGTGAGGATGCAGCAATACCTGGAAAAAGTACGAGATTTGGTCAGGCAATTTCAAACTTGGAAAGTCATGCAAATACCAAGGGAAGAAAATGCCGAGGCAGACGCtctagctaatcttgcatctgctgcagaagtaacaaatgaagaaaatgcttccgtgattcatttatttcattcagtacTTGATCAAGACAAAAACAAGGTAAATTACAATAATCTAACTTGgtattggaggaacgagattgtcaattttttgcagtatggaatattacctgaagataagaaaaaggctcaagCACTTCGCAAAAAAGTTGCTTGTTACTGTCTAAATcaaggcaatctttatcgaaaaatgttcggtggtcatctagcaagatgcctcgggccTTCAAAAACGGAGTAtgtgatgagagaaatacacgagggacattgtggaaatcatgcTGGAGGAAGATCTTTGGTAAAAATCATGATTAAAGCCGGCTATTATTGGCCAAAAATGGAGGAAGACGCGGAAAATTTTGTGGCaaaatgtgacaagtgccaaagatatgGTAACAACATGCATCAACCAGATGAATTGTTCCATCCGGTcgttgcaccatggccttttatgaagtgggagatggatatcgtaggtccactaccCCAAGCCAAAGGCAAG atgataggaagaaagctagcccgtactaaatga
- the LOC104239945 gene encoding scarecrow-like protein 32, with amino-acid sequence MKAELRGTSTTIPLQNSSLFNNPQNSLAGALKGCIGNLDGACLEKLLLHCANALENNDVTLAQQVMWVLNNLASSNGDPNQRLTSWFLRALISRASRVCPTATNNYLYGSSNLDQRRLMSVTELAGYVDLIPWHRFGFCASNGAIYKAIEGHTKVHILDFSITHCMQWPTLIDAIAKRPEGPPSLRISVPSWRPSVPPFINVSSEEVGLRLANFAKFRDVPFEFQVIEDLNYDMLLSQLSPSTLQLRDDEALVVNCQNWLRYMPDEQIKGSSISSRDIFLDRVKELNPCILTVVDEDSDLGNSSLTSRLATCFNYLWIPFDALETFLPKDSRQRLDYEADIGHRIENIIGFEGVQRIERLERCNKFSQRMENSGFMSVSFCEETIKEVKSLLDEHASGWGMKKEDDMLVLTWKGHNSVYATAWVLVPPQMDTRIE; translated from the coding sequence ATGAAGGCAGAATTGAGAGGAACCTCTACAACAATTCCCCTCCAAAACTCTAGCCTTTTTAACAACCCTCAAAATTCTCTAGCAGGAGCATTAAAAGGATGTATTGGGAATCTTGATGGGGCATGTTTGGAGAAACTTTTACTTCATTGTGCAAATGCATTAGAAAACAATGATGTAACTTTGGCTCAACAAGTTATGTGGGTACTCAACAATTTGGCTTCTTCTAATGGAGATCCAAATCAAAGGCTTACATCTTGGTTTCTTAGAGCATTAATTTCAAGGGCTTCTAGGGTTTGTCCTACAGCCACAAATAATTATCTCTATGGAAGTAGTAATCTTGATCAAAGGAGATTAATGAGTGTGACTGAGCTTGCAGGGTATGTAGATCTCATCCCTTGGCATAGATTTGGATTTTGTGCATCAAATGGTGCTATTTATAAAGCCATTGAAGGGCACACAAAAGTTCATATATTAGATTTTAGTATCACTCATTGTATGCAATGGCCAACTCTAATTGATGCAATAGCTAAGAGGCCTGAGGGTCCTCCTTCACTTCGAATATCGGTGCCTTCTTGGAGACCATCAGTTCCTCCATTTATCAATGTATCAAGTGAAGAAGTTGGCCTGCGTTTGGCTAATTTTGCAAAGTTTAGAGATGTCCCTTTTGAATTCCAAGTGATTGAAGACTTGAACTATGATATGCTCTTGAGCCAATTGAGTCCTTCAACTCTTCAACTTAGGGATGATGAGGCTTTGGTGGTTAATTGCCAAAATTGGTTAAGGTATATGCCTGATGAACAAATTAAAGGAAGTAGTATTTCTTCTCGTGACATATTTCTTGATAGGGTTAAGGAACTAAATCCATGTATTTTGACTGTGGTTGATGAGGATTCTGACTTGGGAAACTCAAGTTTAACATCAAGACTAGCCACTTGCTTTAATTATTTATGGATACCCTTTGATGCATTAGAGACTTTCTTGCCTAAGGATAGTAGACAAAGGCTTGATTATGAAGCTGATATTGGCCACAGAATTGAGAATATTATTGGATTTGAAGGGGTTCAAAGAATAGAGAGATTAGAGCGTTGTAACAAGTTCTCACAAAGGATGGAGAATAGTGGTTTTATGAGTGTTTCTTTTTGTGAGGAAACAATTAAGGAAGTGAAGTCACTGTTAGATGAGCATGCAAGTGGGTGGGGTATGAAAAAAGAGGATGACATGCTTGTATTAACATGGAAAGGCCATAACTCTGTCTATGCAACTGCTTGGGTCTTGGTCCCACCTCAAATGGACACGAGGATTGAGTAA